The following DNA comes from Candidatus Methylomirabilis tolerans.
GGACGGCGATGAAGCGCTCGTTCTCATGGGAGGAGCCGATGGTGACCCTCAGGGACGTCCGGAGCCCATATCGGGCTAGAGAGCAGACGGCTACCCGTTTCTCCGCCAAGGCTCGAACAACCTGGTCGACATCCCGTTCGATATCGACAAGGATGAAGTTCGCCGCTGTCGGTACGTAGCGCACTCCAAGCTCCTCAAGGGCCTGGTAGAGATACTGCTTGCCGTCCTCGTTGAGGCGCTTCGAGCCGACGAGGTGCGCCTCATCGCCGAGGGCAGCCGCGGCGGCTACGCCGGCCAGGACATTCACGTTAAACGGCTGCCTCGCCCTGTCGAGTAGCGCAACACAATCGGGCGGGGCGATCGCATACCCGATCCGCAGCCCCGACAACCCGTAGATCTTCGAGAAGCTCCGCAATGCGATCACCGGGCGGCCCTCCCGCACGTAGCGCACGGTGTCAGGCTGAAGCTCGTCGGGGAGATACTCACGATATGCCTCGTCAAGAAGGACGATAACCCGTTCCGGGAGTGCCTCGATAAAGGCGGCGATGTCGTGGGGCGGGACGCAGCTACCTGTCGGATTGTTCGGGTTGCCGATGAAGACCATCCTGGTCCGTGGCGTGATCCGTTCAGCCATCGCCTGAAGATCATGACGAAATGCTTTCAATGGGACTGATACCCGTTGACCTCCAGCGGCCTGGACCACCCGCCCATAGAACGCGAAGGCGGGATCGCCAATGATGGCTTCGACGCCCGGACCAAGGAAACATCTCGCGCACAGATCGATCAGCTCGCTGCTGCCGTTCCCAAGCGCGACATGCGCGGCAGACAGCCCGAGCCGCTCAGCCAACCGCCCCTTGAGATCGTGCCCCTGACAATCGGGGTAACGGTTAATCCCGTGAAGGACACCTTGTATCGCCTTGACCGCCAGCGGCGAAGGTCCTAATGGATTTTCGTTGTAGTCGAGCTTCACCCAATCCTCACTCACCGGCCCCCTGCTACACTCCTCAAACGGTCTGCCATGCCGATAAGGGGGCAATCCTTTCAGGTATGGGGAAGCCGCATCTTCAAAGCTGTAGGACATAAGCCGGAACGGGATTAGAAATGCTTGTAGCGGAAGGCGACTGCCACGGCCTCAAGTTTGGTGTGAAGGCCAAGTTTGG
Coding sequences within:
- the hisC gene encoding histidinol-phosphate transaminase, which encodes MSYSFEDAASPYLKGLPPYRHGRPFEECSRGPVSEDWVKLDYNENPLGPSPLAVKAIQGVLHGINRYPDCQGHDLKGRLAERLGLSAAHVALGNGSSELIDLCARCFLGPGVEAIIGDPAFAFYGRVVQAAGGQRVSVPLKAFRHDLQAMAERITPRTRMVFIGNPNNPTGSCVPPHDIAAFIEALPERVIVLLDEAYREYLPDELQPDTVRYVREGRPVIALRSFSKIYGLSGLRIGYAIAPPDCVALLDRARQPFNVNVLAGVAAAAALGDEAHLVGSKRLNEDGKQYLYQALEELGVRYVPTAANFILVDIERDVDQVVRALAEKRVAVCSLARYGLRTSLRVTIGSSHENERFIAVLREVLTTS